Proteins encoded together in one Campylobacter peloridis LMG 23910 window:
- the infC gene encoding translation initiation factor IF-3 has protein sequence MSKEKDVLLNEEIQADEIRCIGDDGKVYGIISSDEALDIANRLGLDLVMIAADAKPPVCKIMDYGKFRYQQEKKQKEAKKKQKVIDIKEIKLSVKIAQNDINYKVKHASEFLEQGKHVKFRVFLKGREMSSPEAGVVLLEKIWQMVEDIADRDKEPLLEGRYVNMLVTPKKKK, from the coding sequence TTGAGTAAAGAAAAAGATGTATTGCTAAATGAAGAAATTCAAGCAGATGAGATTAGATGTATAGGTGATGATGGCAAAGTTTATGGCATTATTAGTAGTGATGAAGCACTAGATATAGCAAACAGACTAGGGCTTGATTTAGTGATGATAGCAGCTGATGCCAAACCACCAGTGTGTAAAATAATGGATTATGGAAAATTCCGTTATCAGCAAGAAAAAAAGCAAAAAGAAGCAAAGAAAAAACAAAAGGTAATTGATATAAAAGAGATTAAACTTTCTGTGAAAATCGCTCAAAATGATATTAATTACAAAGTAAAACATGCAAGCGAGTTTTTAGAACAAGGTAAACATGTAAAATTTAGAGTGTTTTTAAAAGGTCGTGAGATGAGTTCTCCTGAAGCAGGGGTAGTTTTGCTTGAAAAAATTTGGCAAATGGTAGAAGATATAGCAGATAGAGACAAAGAGCCTTTACTCGAAGGACGCTATGTAAATATGTTAGTAACTCCTAAAAAGAAAAAATAA
- a CDS encoding DNA adenine methylase, giving the protein MLENPQFLKEQIITYLGNKRSLLEFLNQGFKFAQNELKKDKFSFCDVFSGSGVVSRFVRPYASFIMANDLEDYSKIINECYLSNQNAKFLRELQKHYAFLISDLKLKKGFISKLYAPSDDECIQKDERVFYTLKNAMYLDSMREKISSLPKEIQKYFIAPLIYEASVHANTSGVFKGFYKDKNGVGKFGGNGANALSRIKGDIALKMPVFSNFTCKYEVFQKDANILAKELDNFDVAYLDPPYNQHPYGSNYFMLNLIANYKKPKEISKVSGIPKDWNRSAFNKEKKAEDALFDLINDLKAKIVLLSYNCEGFVKKENFTKRLQSLGKCFVLEQKYNAFRASRNLSKRSMHIQEQLYVLKKH; this is encoded by the coding sequence ATGTTAGAAAATCCGCAATTTTTAAAAGAACAAATCATAACTTATCTTGGCAATAAAAGATCCTTGTTAGAGTTTTTAAATCAAGGTTTTAAATTCGCACAAAATGAGCTTAAAAAAGATAAATTTAGTTTTTGTGATGTATTTAGTGGATCTGGGGTAGTTTCGCGTTTTGTGAGGCCTTATGCGAGTTTTATCATGGCAAATGATTTGGAGGATTATTCTAAAATCATTAATGAGTGTTATTTGAGCAATCAAAATGCAAAATTTTTACGAGAATTACAAAAACATTATGCTTTTTTAATTTCTGATTTAAAACTTAAAAAAGGCTTTATAAGCAAGCTTTATGCTCCAAGTGATGATGAGTGTATCCAAAAAGATGAAAGAGTTTTTTATACGCTTAAAAATGCGATGTATTTAGATTCTATGCGAGAAAAAATTTCAAGCTTGCCAAAAGAAATTCAAAAATATTTCATCGCACCGCTTATCTATGAAGCAAGCGTGCATGCAAACACAAGTGGGGTTTTTAAAGGTTTTTATAAAGATAAAAATGGAGTGGGAAAATTTGGAGGAAATGGAGCAAATGCACTAAGCCGTATAAAAGGCGATATAGCTTTAAAAATGCCTGTTTTTTCAAATTTTACTTGTAAATATGAGGTTTTTCAAAAAGATGCAAATATTTTAGCCAAAGAGCTTGATAATTTTGATGTGGCATATTTAGATCCTCCTTATAATCAGCACCCTTATGGGTCAAATTATTTTATGTTAAATTTAATTGCTAATTATAAAAAGCCAAAGGAAATTTCAAAGGTTTCTGGCATACCAAAAGACTGGAACCGCAGTGCTTTTAACAAAGAAAAAAAAGCTGAAGATGCTTTGTTTGATTTAATAAATGATTTAAAAGCTAAGATTGTATTGCTTTCTTATAATTGTGAAGGTTTTGTAAAAAAAGAAAATTTCACAAAAAGACTTCAAAGTCTTGGAAAATGCTTTGTGCTTGAGCAAAAATACAATGCCTTTAGAGCTAGTAGAAACCTTTCTAAACGCTCCATGCATATACAAGAGCAACTCTATGTATTAAAAAAACACTAA
- a CDS encoding helix-turn-helix transcriptional regulator: MDKDKLSTRLAHILQCFNNAQSFSLEELAQEFNVSIRTIQRDLNERLAFMPIKKENGRYFLEKYALGKLSFKDIQNFAILSGIGKLYPSLDKEFLNDLLNEKINKAFLVKNQNYEMLDRQIFEELSTAIIAKHPISFDYKEKHRQVYPYKLINIEHIWYLLADENDTLKTFAFLKITNLKTNTTQTFTPKENFIEQIKKDQSHWISKENKEAILKLDKKAKEYFFRKNALSKYEFIDEDEKYIYIKAFYAYDDELLNLIRYWIPYIKINKPIALKEKLFEQLNTYMQD; this comes from the coding sequence ATGGATAAAGACAAGCTTTCTACGCGTTTAGCACACATTTTACAATGTTTTAACAACGCACAAAGCTTTAGCTTAGAAGAATTAGCACAAGAATTTAATGTCAGTATCCGAACCATACAAAGGGATTTAAACGAAAGACTAGCTTTTATGCCTATAAAAAAAGAAAATGGTAGATATTTTTTGGAAAAATACGCCTTAGGAAAATTAAGCTTTAAAGACATACAAAATTTTGCTATATTAAGTGGCATAGGCAAGCTATATCCTAGTTTAGATAAAGAGTTTTTAAACGATTTACTCAATGAAAAAATCAACAAAGCCTTTTTAGTCAAAAACCAAAATTATGAAATGCTTGATAGACAAATTTTTGAAGAATTAAGCACGGCTATTATCGCAAAACATCCTATAAGTTTTGATTATAAAGAAAAACATCGCCAAGTTTATCCTTATAAACTTATCAATATAGAACATATATGGTATCTTTTAGCAGATGAAAACGACACTTTAAAAACTTTTGCTTTTTTAAAAATCACAAATTTAAAAACCAACACAACACAAACTTTCACGCCAAAAGAAAATTTCATCGAGCAAATAAAAAAAGATCAAAGCCATTGGATTAGCAAAGAAAACAAAGAAGCTATCTTAAAACTTGATAAAAAAGCTAAAGAATATTTCTTTAGAAAAAACGCCTTAAGCAAATACGAATTTATCGATGAAGACGAAAAATACATCTATATAAAAGCCTTTTACGCTTATGATGATGAGCTTTTAAATTTGATAAGATATTGGATACCTTATATAAAAATAAACAAACCTATTGCTTTAAAAGAAAAACTTTTTGAGCAATTAAACACATACATGCAAGATTAG